The genome window CCCAATGATGACGGGGACGAGTTCAACGAGATTCACGATCCCAGCCCTCCCTGTTCGTTGTGTACGGACTCTCTTGGCACTTCATTGCGCACAGGACCGCTGCTCCACACAAGTAGTATCTGCAGATAAGTAGTATCTGCAGCTAGGCAGGTCCCACACTCCAAGCTAGCGACGTGCTCGCAATCCAGTGTTCCGCCTCGAGGCCGTCAGCTCTCTTGACCTCAAGTGGAGGCTCACGCTGGCGCCCCGCAAGGTCTAGTCGGCCTTCCGGCCCCAATTGGCGAATATGCTCGGAGTGCGCCTTTCTTGATTCTCGGGGCCAGCCTCTCCTCGAAGGGTCGCGAGTTCTGTGCGGAGCCTCTTGACTTCATCCTTGAGCCACTTGTTCTCGTTCACCAACGCGCCGGTAGCAAGCTCCATGCGCTTCGAACTCTGTTCAGCCTCAAAGACACGGTACTTCATCGAACTATACGAGGCATTCGCCTCCATGAGTTCGCAAGTGAGTCTCTCGATCTCCGCCCGGAGACGCCCATTGTCTTCCTTGAGGACGCTGATCTCGGCAAGGAGGGTCTCGATGTCCGGGTGGTCCTCACCCTGACTTTGACAGGCAGACCGTCTCCGACTTTCTCGGGACTTGCCTGAGAAGATCCAAGCCACCCTTCTAGTGAAACCTCCTCGTCGTTCCTTATCGCTTGGGATGGTCGCTTAGGATGGGAGCTCCCCATCCCTTAGCGTTCACCCATGAGGCGGCGCGGTAGGCAGCGCGGTTTGCGGGAGGCCGCTCCAGACTTGTGTAGCCCTTATCCACGCGTCCTTCTCATCGCCCCACGGCTCCTTTGAGAAACGGTAGTCGTGCTTTCGAATGACCTCTCCGAGATGCGTCTTCAACTCTTCCAGCTTTCCGATGGATACCCTGAGTAACCGCCTCGCGGTCTCGGCGTTCCGCGAAACCTCAAGAGCTCGCGCAAGGTGAGAAAGGCATAGGCCGGAGGACGCTGCGAACTCCATCTCAAACAAGGGATCGGACGTAAGTTCCTCAAGGAGAACAGCAACATACCTTTCCTGGGATTCGCGTGCCACACAGCATGCCGGGCACTCTTGCCCGGGCACCAGTCGCCTTACTTGGGAGATCGTCAGCTTGCCTGAAGGGTGGAGGTGGGACGCAAGCAGGCTCCTGAGAGAGTCAAGAACGCCGTCAATCAGATCAACATAGATGATGGAATGGCCCAGAGGATCCCCGTGTTCGCGTAGCTGCCGGGCATGTGTGGGACAGAAACCGTTGGACTCCCTCAAGTCTCTTCTTACATCAACATCGTTGACGTTCTCATAGAGGAACATATCGAGGTAACGGTCGACCATCTCATTGGTGAGCCGGCACACGAAACAACCCGGTTTCTTCATTGCGTCTCTGAGATTGTGGTAAGTCGCGTGCTTTGTCACCGCGGCGCCCCTCCCAAAAGCAAAAACCTCTACGCATCTCACACGAGCCGTAGAGGCTATCAGCCATAAGGCGGTTGCGGTCGAATCTTGGCGAGCCTCATCGCCACATCTCGGTTGTCAGTTTGATGTTACCAGAGCGCAAACGCGGCGTCAAGGGCTATTAGAATGTACTTCCAGAGCCTTACGGAGACTTGCCTGTGGAGGGGCCGAGACAAGAGGACCGAGACAAGAGGATTGATTCTCAGAGAGTTGTTTGGTACAATAAACCACATAGAGGAAGAGGCCCAAGCGGCGATGGGGCTCGCCCAAGTGCTCGACGCTGTCGAAGCTGATAGCTCCTACCGGAAATGGATGTCAGGGAGATCGGTGGGAGCTTGTTCGTTCGTTTGAGGGGTTCGTGCACGGCCTGAGACCCCAGACGAAGACGAAGAACAGCCCTCCGTGATTCCTGGCGGAAACACGGAGGGTTTCGCTTTGTAATCAGATCTTGACAGGCTGGCAGAGAAGGTCAACCTAGGACACGCCATTGTCGCCTGCCCTTGCACAGGTGCGGTGGGATGGCGGAAGCTTCGGCCGCAAAAGGTGCTGCGGCACAAAGGAGCCTAGCAGCCGGTGCCTTGGTGGCTTGGAGCGTGTTCACGCTCTGCCGCGCCGAGAATCGGACTTGATTCGTGGCCATCACGCGCGGATGAGGCAAGGATGAAAACGGGTGCTTTCGAAAAGCTAAGGGTGTTCCGAAGCACTTGTCAAGATGTGCGAGCGCGGGACATGGGGAGGACGCGAAGGTGAACGCGGCAGATATCCAGGGGCGTAGTGGTCAGCATGGAACGAGTTTGCGCAGAACAATGAGGTTCATTCTCCTCCTTGGCATTGTCAGCCTTTTTGCTGATATGACCTATGAAGGAGCGCACGGCATCACAGGCCCGTTCTTGTCTCTCTTGGGGGCCACTGCCGCAGCGGCCGGCATTACGGCCGGGATGGGGGAACTCATCGGGTATGGAATCCGTTTGGTGTCGGGCTATCTGGCGGATCGGACCGGTCGCTACTGGAGCATTACGTTGATCGGATACACGATCAATCTTGTCGCGGTTCCTCTCTTGGCATTGGCCGGTCGCTGGCAAGTTGCGGCGTTTCTGATCGTTGCCGAGAGGTTGGGCAAGGCGATCCGCACACCGGCTCGAGACGCAATGCTCTCGCACGCCACGCGGGAGATAGGGCGAGGCTGGGGGTTCGGGCTTCACGAGGCGATGGATCAAGTCGGAGCTATCTTGGGGCCCATTATCGTTTCCGTAATCCTCCGTCTCCGAGGCGGGTACCATGTGGCGTTCGGGATACTTCTCATTCCCGCCCTGGTTGCCCTCCTGGTGTTGATTCTCGCTCGGATGCAATACCCTAGCCCCGAGAAGCTGGAGAGGGACACGGAGGCTGGGGAGACTCCCGATGCCACCAACACCCGATTCCTTCCGCGTGTCTTTTGGCTCTATCTGTCTTTCGTTGCAGTGAGTGTGGCGGGGTACGTCCACTTTCAGTTGATCTCCTACCATTTCAAGACCCTGTCAGTGGTATCAGATGTCTTGATACCCGTTCTCTTTGCGCTCGCCATGGGGGTCGACGCCCTGGTGGCCCTTCTCATAGGGCGGCTGTACGACAGCATCGGCTTGTTATCGCTCATGGCAGTGCCGCTTCTTGCATTGCCGATTTCCGCCTTGACGTTCTCCCGTGGCTACCACGCAGTCGTGGTTGGAGTGCTGCTATGGGGCGCGGTAATGGGAATTCAGGAGACCATCATGCGCGCGGCGATTGCTGACATGATCTCGCCCGGGCGCAGAGGGGTGGCATACGGGATATTCAACACGGTTTACGGTCTCTCTTGGTTTCTAGGAAGCACAATCATGGGACTGTTGTATGGCGTTTCCATAGCACAGGTCATCTTATTCTCTATCGCATTACAGGTGGTGTCCGTCCCACTTCTCTTTGCCGTAAGGAGGGAGCTCTCAGCGACCTGATCATCCTGCCGCCGGCACTCCGGACGGGGAACGGGAAAGAGGTGCCAATCCCATGACTTTCCGTAGCATACTGTTTCCAGAGGGCAAGAGCGATAGGAGCAGCAGAATAGCGGAAACTCCGGAAGCCCCCTCCTATTTTGTCGACCTGAACCTGGATCAAATTGTGGACGCCATCACTGCCCAGAAGCATGAGTACAACCTGGAGCCTTTCTTTCATGTCGCACTGGACGATCTCGAGACGATCAAGTATCGCCAGGAAGTAATGCTTGAGCTTGAAAGCCCGAGCGTGCTCGATCACGTACGAGCCTTTGGAAGACAGATGAGAATAATGCGCGAGCACCTGTCTCGAGCCGGCGAGTCTTTTTACAAGTACGAGAAGCAGCGGTGGTTCCTGGAGGCTATAGGAGTCTACTGCAACGCCGTCAGCGAGCTGCTCCGAGCCTTGTCCCGTGAAGACCTGACGTCGACTGGATTTGTGGCTTTTCGTAGGTACTTGAGTGACTATGTCACCTCAGATGGGTTCGCCTCGTTGATGGCGGAGACGGACCGGCTGAAAGCCGATCTGGCGTCAATTAGGTATTGCGTGTTAATCAAGGGTGATCAAGTGACGGTCCGCAAGTACGAATCACAGATCGACTACAGCGCAGATGTCGAGGCGACCTTTGCCAAGTTCCGGCAGGGACAATCCAAGGGGGCACGAGAGTCTTCGTCAAGCGGATCTCCCATGAACCATGTTGAAGCTGAGATACTGGAGCTCGTGGCTAAGTTGTACCCTGACGTCTTCTCGCGTCTAGACCATTACTGTACGGAACACGGAGGCTATCTCGATGAAGTCATAGCGGCTTTTGACCGAGAGGTTCAGTTCTACGTTGCGTATCTGGAGTACATCGCGCCGCTAAAGCAGGCGGGCCTTCCGTTTTGTCTCCCAAACATCTCCGCCGATAGCAAAGAAGTATACAGCAGAGAGGGGTTTGACCTAGCCCTGGCCAGGAGGCTGCTCAAGGAAGGTTCCTCCGTGGTCTGCAATGATTTTCGTTTGGAAGGTCAAGAGCGCATACTGATTGTATCCGGCCCGAATCAAGGCGGCAAGACAACTTTCGCTCGGACCTTTGGGCAGCTGCATCATTTGGCAGCGCTGGGGTGCCCGGTTCCGGGCAGAGAGGCTCGGCTCTTCTTGTGTGATCGCCTGTTTACTCACTTTGAGAAAGAGGAGGACATAAAGAACCTTCGCGGAAAGCTGCAAGACGACTTAGTCAGGGTTCATTCCATCCTGACCCAGGCGACCCCGAGAAGTATCATCATAATGAACGAGCTCTTCACCTCCACCACATCGCATGACGCCGTGTTCTTGGGCAAGAGGATCCTCGAGCGTGTAATTTCGCTGGACGCGCTATGCGTTTACGTGACTTTCCTAGACGAGTTGGCTTCGCTGAGCGAGAAGATTGTAAGCATGGTCAGTACGGTGCCTCCCGATAACCCGGCCGTGCGAACGTACAAGATCGTCAGGAAGCCGCCGGACGGGCGAGCATACGCTGCGGCGATAGCGGAGAAGTACCGGCTGACGTACGCGTGTCTCAAGGAGCGTCTGAACTCATGAAAGCGTGTCTGATGTACAAGGATTGCAATTTCCGTCTGGATCAGAGGCCACTGTGGAACGAAGAAGCGCTCGTACAGGACCTGGAGTTGGACACATTGTTCCGCGCCATGGCGCACGACGACGATCTCGTGTTCGAAGTCTCGAAGAGGGCCCTCTTGTCAGGACTCACGAATGGTCCCGAAACGATAACATATCGCCAGCAAGTCCTCAGCGATTGCCTGAGACATCCGTCAATAGTGATGGACATCTACCGGCTCGCGACCGAAGCGGCTGAACAGGAGAAAAGCGCTTTCACCTTTGGTATCTTCGGCAAGTACCCCGCCTCGATCTTACATAGGTCCGTTGGAGTATTGAAAATGCTTTGGGGCGTGCTCAAGAACCTGAGGAAGATCGGGGATGAGAATGCCGGCAAGTTTGAGTCGGACGGATTCAACACGCTGCTTGGGATGCTGAGGAAGGAACTCAACGATGAATTCCTCACCAAGATTGGAGAGCATCTAAGGAAGCTGGAATTCCGAGACGGCGTGTTGCTCAGCGCTGAGTTGGGTGAAGGCAATTGTGGTACGAATTACGTACTTCGAATGACTCAGGAGAAAAGGCAAGACTGGCTGAGGCGGCTCCTCTCTAAGAAGCCGCCCGCTTACACCTTTCGGATCGCCCCTCGTGATGAAAGCGGCGCGAGAGCGCTCTCTGAACTGCGAGACAGAGGCATTGCCCCTGTGGCGAATGTAGCCGCGCAGTCGGCAGAGCACATTCTCGGCTTTCTCGATATGTTGAGAACGGAGTTGGCCTTCTACGTGGGCTGCCTGAACTTGCATGACCATTTAACCCGAAAGGGTGAACCAACGTGTCTTCCCAGGCCCGAGGTTGCCGGCAAGCGCACCCTCTCATTCAGGGGATTATACGATGTTTGCCTAACCTTGAATACGGAGCGAAGGGTCGTCGGCAACGACTTGAGCGCAGACGACAAGACCCTCATGGTGATCACAGGCGCGAATCAGGGTGGCAAATCAGTGTTCTTGCGAAGCATTGGGGTGGCTCAGTTGATGATGCAGGCTGGGATGTTCGTGCCGGCGGAGGCATTCTCTGCTAGCGTCTGCGATGGCCTCTTCACACACTTTAGGAGAGAGGAAGATGCTAGTATGAGAAGCGGGAAACTGGATGAGGAGCTCGGCAGAATGAGCGCCATCGTCGACCATGTGAGGCCGGACACGATAATCTTGCTCAACGAGTCGTTTGCCGCCACAAACGAGCGAGAGGGCTCGGAGATCGCGAGGCAGATCGTTGACGCCCTGGTCGAGAAGGGCGTCAGAGTGTTCTTCGTTACGCACCTGTACGAGTTTGCTCATGGCGTCTATGAAAGGCGAATGAAGAACGCGGTGTTCTTGCGGGCCGAAAGGGAAAGCGACGGTGGACGTACTTTCAAGCTGCACGAAGGGGAGCCACTGAACACCAGCTACGGAGAGGACTTGTACCGGACCGTATTCGGCACTGCCTTGGAAAGCTGAACGCTTGCGATGCAATGGACCGTGAGGGCGGCTCATGGGTCTGGTTGCGTCCGGCGGGCGGGGGCCAAGCCGTGCCAGACGGGCGGGACCGTCCCGAGCCGGCCACCGCACCTTGACTCAACAGCGGTAATGTGGCGCGGTGGCTCGAGCACGGCACGGTGGCGGCGTCGGGCGACGGCCGGCGCGTGGTGCACGCAGGTGGCCCGGCTTGGTATGATTTGGATCAGAGCCTCACATACAGGTCGTCGATGGAGGCCACCCTACCCCCCGCGAGCTTCGGCGGCAGCGCGAACGCCTTCTTGGAGTGACGCAGGCCCGCGCCGATCAAGGCTTCGGCAACCTTCAACGCCACCTTGGACGGGTTCACCACCGGCACGCCCAGCGCTGCCTGGACATCTTCTGCCACGTTCAAGAACCCCATGGACATGCACCCGAGGACCAGTACCTGCGCCCCGTCTTCCTCGATGGCGCGGCGTCCCACCGCGATTATCTTCTCGAGAGTGCCCTGTCTATCGACGGCAAGCTCCAGGACGGGGACGTTCACCGCCCTCACGGAGGCCAGTTTCGCAGCCACGCCCGCCTTGTGCACCAGTTCGTAGCTTGTGGGGATCATGCTATCCATGACTGTGAGGAGCGAGAAGCGGTAGCCGAGCGTCGCCGCGACGACGAAGCTGGCCTCCGCGGGGCCAACCACCAGCATCTTCGATGTGATCTCTCGCATGGCGTCGAGCCCGGGATCTCCCGCGCACCCCAGGATGGCGGCATCGTACCCCTGTTGTTCCAGGTCGAAGATCTTCTTCGCGGTGGCGGGTATGCTAAGGTACTCCTCATACATCGATTCGATTGACGCAGGCCCTTCCGTCACTCCGGTGATGTCGACGTCAACTCCTGGAGCGGCCCACTCTCGCAGCAACCTCCCTCGTCTCGCCATCTCTTCTTCATCCATTGTGCCGGGCACGACGTACACTATCTTCAACCCGCACTCCTCCTTATGCTGTGTTTCGTGTTAGCGTGACAAGCCTATCCGGGCATCAGCACCCAAGCATCCGATCCAGACACTCGCGTCAGAGGCGACTTCCGCACCGTCTCCTGTGTTTGTGTGTTTGCGCCGACTCTCGCATTGCCTCGCGCCGGCGCGCCATCCTCGAGGAACATTCGTTTCTCGCTCCCGTTCCCTGGGGCCCGCCTTGGGACCCGCCTTGGCCCACGTCCTACGCCGCTCCCGCCGCCATGTGGCATCTCACGGAGTGACCCGATCCTCGGTCGACTAAGGCAGGTTGCACTCGCCTGCAGACCGGGTCGGCGTGGGGGCAGCGATCTTGGAACAGGCACCCCGGCGGCAGGTCTATCGGGCTGGGCACGTGGCTCGTGATGTTGAGGTCCTCCCCCTTCACATCCGGATCTGGGGAAGGCACAGCCGAGATCAAGGCCCGGGTATACGGGTGCTCCGGTTGGTCCAGCACCTTCTCCGTAGGCCCGATCTCCACTATCTGTCCGAGATACATGATCGCGGCGTAGTCGCAGAGGTACCTGATGAGCGACAGATCGTGCGAGATATACACCGTGGTGAGGCGTCTCGTCCGTGCGATCTCGCTCATGAGGTTCAACACGCCTGCCCTTATGGAGACGTCGAGCATGGAAACGGGCTCATCGGCCACGATGAAGACGGGATCGACCACCAGCGCCCTGGCCAGGACGACCCGCTGAAGCTGCCCGCCGCTCATCTGGTGCGGGTACTTGTCGAAGAACGCTTCGGCCGGCCTCAGGTTCACGGTTTCCAAGGCTTCCTTCACTAGGTCCGCCCGTTCGCTCTTGCTCCCGATGTTGTGGATGATGAGCGGCTCTGCTATGGAACGGAACACCGTGAACCTGGGATTCAACGCCTCGAACGGGTTCTGGAACACTAGTTGCGCTTGCTTCCTGAACTCCTTGAGCTCCTGGCCGTGCTTGATGTCTGTGACGTCCTTGCCATTGAACAAGTACTTGCCGTCCGTCGGCTCATAGAGTTTCAGGAGGATTCTCCCTGTAGTAGTCTTCCCGCACCCGCTTTCTCCGGCTAGGCCCAAGGATTCACCCTTCTTCAGCTTGAAGCTCACGCCGTTCACCGCCCGGAGGACGCCGCCTTTGCTCCTGCCGAGGAACAACCCTTGCCGGACGGGGAAATGCTTCGTGATGTCCCGCACTTCTACGACATATCCGCTCTCTGCCACGTTTCCACCTCCTCAGCCCTCCGCCGCAGTAGGTCGATGTCGTCCAGACGGAAGCAGGCGGAATGATGGCCGGGAGAAACCTCAACCAGTTCCGGAGCCCGCTCTCCACACTGAGGCGCTCTAAATGGACACCTTCCGGCGAACCGACAACCATCTGGCAGCTCTATCAAGTCCGGCGGCGAACCCTCGATCGATATGAGCGTCTTTCGGGGGTTTCGGAGATCCGGGAAAGCGTTCCTCAATCCCATCGTGTAAGGATGCGCCGGGCTCTTGAGCACATCCCTGACCGCGCCCATTTCCACTACTTTGCCGGCGTACATGACCACTACCGACTCGCAGACATCCGCGACCACCGACACGTCGTGCGTGATCATTATCAGCGAGAGCCCGAGGTCTCTGCGCAACCTCTTCAGCTCCCCCAGAATCTGCTTTTGCACGATGACGTCGAGCGCGGTCACGGGTTCGTCGGCAATGACCAGCCTGGGATTTAACGCAAGGGCCAAGGCGATCACGGCGCGCTGCTTCATGCCCCCTGAGAACTCATGAGGATAGTAGCGCAGGCGTTGTGTATCCAAGCCGACCATGCGGAACAATTCACCGGCGCGCTCGCGCGCTTCCCTCCGGCCCAGCCCGCCCTTCTGACGCAGTACCTCCACGAACTGGTCGAGAACGGGATAGACCGGGTTGAGGGAGTCCATCGCGGCCTGCGGGATCAGAGAGAGCTTGTTCCAGCGGATCCCGCGCATCTTGCTCTCAGGCAGGCGCACGAGGTCTTCTCCTTCGAAAATGACCTTGCCGCCTGCTATGTACATGTTTCGAGGCATTACCCGAATGATCCCCCGCGCCGAGGTGCTCTTGCCGCAGCCGCTCTCTCCCACAAGGCCGACGCTTTCTCCGTGATCCACGCTGAAGGAAACGCCGTCGACCGCCTTGTTGCACCCGCGGGTCGTCTTGTAGTAGATCTTGAGATCCCTGACTTCCAGCAAAGGCATGTCGTCCCTCTCCAGTT of Bacillota bacterium contains these proteins:
- a CDS encoding DNA mismatch repair protein MutS; amino-acid sequence: MKACLMYKDCNFRLDQRPLWNEEALVQDLELDTLFRAMAHDDDLVFEVSKRALLSGLTNGPETITYRQQVLSDCLRHPSIVMDIYRLATEAAEQEKSAFTFGIFGKYPASILHRSVGVLKMLWGVLKNLRKIGDENAGKFESDGFNTLLGMLRKELNDEFLTKIGEHLRKLEFRDGVLLSAELGEGNCGTNYVLRMTQEKRQDWLRRLLSKKPPAYTFRIAPRDESGARALSELRDRGIAPVANVAAQSAEHILGFLDMLRTELAFYVGCLNLHDHLTRKGEPTCLPRPEVAGKRTLSFRGLYDVCLTLNTERRVVGNDLSADDKTLMVITGANQGGKSVFLRSIGVAQLMMQAGMFVPAEAFSASVCDGLFTHFRREEDASMRSGKLDEELGRMSAIVDHVRPDTIILLNESFAATNEREGSEIARQIVDALVEKGVRVFFVTHLYEFAHGVYERRMKNAVFLRAERESDGGRTFKLHEGEPLNTSYGEDLYRTVFGTALES
- a CDS encoding ABC transporter ATP-binding protein; translation: MPLLEVRDLKIYYKTTRGCNKAVDGVSFSVDHGESVGLVGESGCGKSTSARGIIRVMPRNMYIAGGKVIFEGEDLVRLPESKMRGIRWNKLSLIPQAAMDSLNPVYPVLDQFVEVLRQKGGLGRREARERAGELFRMVGLDTQRLRYYPHEFSGGMKQRAVIALALALNPRLVIADEPVTALDVIVQKQILGELKRLRRDLGLSLIMITHDVSVVADVCESVVVMYAGKVVEMGAVRDVLKSPAHPYTMGLRNAFPDLRNPRKTLISIEGSPPDLIELPDGCRFAGRCPFRAPQCGERAPELVEVSPGHHSACFRLDDIDLLRRRAEEVETWQRADMS
- a CDS encoding DNA mismatch repair protein MutS, encoding MTFRSILFPEGKSDRSSRIAETPEAPSYFVDLNLDQIVDAITAQKHEYNLEPFFHVALDDLETIKYRQEVMLELESPSVLDHVRAFGRQMRIMREHLSRAGESFYKYEKQRWFLEAIGVYCNAVSELLRALSREDLTSTGFVAFRRYLSDYVTSDGFASLMAETDRLKADLASIRYCVLIKGDQVTVRKYESQIDYSADVEATFAKFRQGQSKGARESSSSGSPMNHVEAEILELVAKLYPDVFSRLDHYCTEHGGYLDEVIAAFDREVQFYVAYLEYIAPLKQAGLPFCLPNISADSKEVYSREGFDLALARRLLKEGSSVVCNDFRLEGQERILIVSGPNQGGKTTFARTFGQLHHLAALGCPVPGREARLFLCDRLFTHFEKEEDIKNLRGKLQDDLVRVHSILTQATPRSIIIMNELFTSTTSHDAVFLGKRILERVISLDALCVYVTFLDELASLSEKIVSMVSTVPPDNPAVRTYKIVRKPPDGRAYAAAIAEKYRLTYACLKERLNS
- a CDS encoding ABC transporter ATP-binding protein; translation: MAESGYVVEVRDITKHFPVRQGLFLGRSKGGVLRAVNGVSFKLKKGESLGLAGESGCGKTTTGRILLKLYEPTDGKYLFNGKDVTDIKHGQELKEFRKQAQLVFQNPFEALNPRFTVFRSIAEPLIIHNIGSKSERADLVKEALETVNLRPAEAFFDKYPHQMSGGQLQRVVLARALVVDPVFIVADEPVSMLDVSIRAGVLNLMSEIARTRRLTTVYISHDLSLIRYLCDYAAIMYLGQIVEIGPTEKVLDQPEHPYTRALISAVPSPDPDVKGEDLNITSHVPSPIDLPPGCLFQDRCPHADPVCRRVQPALVDRGSGHSVRCHMAAGAA
- a CDS encoding MFS transporter, translated to MNAADIQGRSGQHGTSLRRTMRFILLLGIVSLFADMTYEGAHGITGPFLSLLGATAAAAGITAGMGELIGYGIRLVSGYLADRTGRYWSITLIGYTINLVAVPLLALAGRWQVAAFLIVAERLGKAIRTPARDAMLSHATREIGRGWGFGLHEAMDQVGAILGPIIVSVILRLRGGYHVAFGILLIPALVALLVLILARMQYPSPEKLERDTEAGETPDATNTRFLPRVFWLYLSFVAVSVAGYVHFQLISYHFKTLSVVSDVLIPVLFALAMGVDALVALLIGRLYDSIGLLSLMAVPLLALPISALTFSRGYHAVVVGVLLWGAVMGIQETIMRAAIADMISPGRRGVAYGIFNTVYGLSWFLGSTIMGLLYGVSIAQVILFSIALQVVSVPLLFAVRRELSAT
- a CDS encoding aspartate/glutamate racemase family protein; protein product: MYVVPGTMDEEEMARRGRLLREWAAPGVDVDITGVTEGPASIESMYEEYLSIPATAKKIFDLEQQGYDAAILGCAGDPGLDAMREITSKMLVVGPAEASFVVAATLGYRFSLLTVMDSMIPTSYELVHKAGVAAKLASVRAVNVPVLELAVDRQGTLEKIIAVGRRAIEEDGAQVLVLGCMSMGFLNVAEDVQAALGVPVVNPSKVALKVAEALIGAGLRHSKKAFALPPKLAGGRVASIDDLYVRL
- a CDS encoding DUF6062 family protein, which encodes MTKHATYHNLRDAMKKPGCFVCRLTNEMVDRYLDMFLYENVNDVDVRRDLRESNGFCPTHARQLREHGDPLGHSIIYVDLIDGVLDSLRSLLASHLHPSGKLTISQVRRLVPGQECPACCVARESQERYVAVLLEELTSDPLFEMEFAASSGLCLSHLARALEVSRNAETARRLLRVSIGKLEELKTHLGEVIRKHDYRFSKEPWGDEKDAWIRATQVWSGLPQTALPTAPPHG